In Motilibacter aurantiacus, a genomic segment contains:
- a CDS encoding lactate racemase domain-containing protein yields MSASSAAILGDGQGILSAGQVRQFVRRQLDGQDVDGRSVVVLVPDGTRSCPLPALLDAVHQALAPRVARMTVLIALGTHAPMSEEEIARLLQLPEGGLAERYPGMTVQNHEWWDPETFVSLGAIGPARVNELSGGMLDVAVDVRVNRAVVENDVTLILGPVFPHEVVGFSGGAKYLFPGVAGQEVIDLSHWLGALITSAEMIGSPGVTPVRALIHDAAALVPSRQYALSVVVQSGTGALHAVAFGSPEESWAAAAEVSALVHVRYLDRPVRRVLSLMPDRYDDMWTAAKGMYKVEPAVADGGEVVIYAPHVTDFSRVHKEITEIGFHCRDFFLKQWDRYRHHHWGVLAHSTHLRGQGTYDEQAGEHCRITVTLATGISEEATRAAGLEYLDPATLDVAGWQADPDTLVVPQAGEVLFRVRPRA; encoded by the coding sequence ATGAGCGCCTCGAGCGCGGCAATTCTCGGAGACGGACAGGGCATCCTCTCCGCGGGCCAGGTGCGGCAATTCGTCCGGCGGCAGTTGGACGGGCAGGACGTCGACGGTCGCAGCGTCGTGGTCCTGGTGCCCGACGGGACCCGGAGCTGCCCGCTGCCCGCGCTGCTGGACGCGGTGCACCAGGCGCTCGCCCCGCGCGTCGCGCGGATGACCGTGCTGATCGCACTGGGCACCCATGCGCCGATGTCCGAGGAGGAGATCGCCCGGCTCCTGCAGCTGCCCGAAGGCGGGCTCGCCGAGCGCTACCCCGGCATGACGGTGCAGAACCACGAGTGGTGGGACCCGGAGACCTTCGTGTCGCTGGGCGCCATCGGCCCCGCGCGGGTCAACGAGCTGTCGGGCGGGATGCTCGACGTCGCCGTCGACGTCCGCGTCAACCGGGCCGTCGTCGAGAACGACGTCACGCTGATCCTGGGGCCGGTGTTCCCCCACGAGGTCGTCGGCTTCTCCGGAGGGGCGAAATACCTCTTCCCGGGAGTCGCGGGTCAGGAGGTGATCGACCTCTCCCACTGGCTGGGGGCCCTCATCACCAGTGCCGAGATGATCGGCTCTCCCGGCGTCACGCCGGTGCGCGCGCTCATCCACGACGCCGCCGCGCTCGTCCCCAGCCGGCAGTACGCCCTGAGCGTCGTCGTCCAGTCGGGGACCGGAGCGCTGCACGCGGTCGCCTTCGGCTCCCCCGAGGAGTCGTGGGCGGCAGCGGCGGAGGTGTCGGCCCTGGTGCACGTGCGGTACCTCGACCGCCCCGTCCGGCGCGTCCTCTCCCTCATGCCGGACCGGTACGACGACATGTGGACCGCGGCGAAGGGGATGTACAAGGTCGAGCCTGCGGTGGCCGACGGCGGGGAGGTCGTGATCTACGCTCCGCACGTCACGGACTTCAGCCGGGTGCACAAGGAAATCACCGAAATCGGCTTCCACTGTCGGGACTTCTTCCTCAAGCAGTGGGACCGCTACCGCCACCACCACTGGGGAGTGCTGGCGCACTCGACCCACCTGCGGGGGCAGGGGACGTACGACGAGCAGGCCGGCGAGCACTGCCGGATCACGGTCACCCTCGCCACGGGCATCAGCGAGGAGGCGACGAGGGCGGCAGGCCTCGAGTACCTCGACCCGGCGACTCTGGACGTGGCCGGATGGCAGGCCGATCCCGACACCCTCGTCGTGCCGCAGGCCGGGGAGGTGCTCTTCCGGGTGCGCCCCCGCGCCTAG
- the uxaC gene encoding glucuronate isomerase — MLTDTRMISAQLDVHPDRLLPADPGTREIARRLYRAVADLPIVSPHGHVDPQLLLHDRPFAEPASLFVTPDHYVTRLLHASGVPLAELGVGEEVLDEKASRTAWRRFCENWHVFRGTPVRGWLESELFEIFGVRLRPSWDTADVIYDQVVECLGQPAFRPRALFDRFGISVLATTDDPCDDLSAHRALAADPSFSGRVLPTFRPDRLLEAGDPGWAEAVALLGDAAATSTGTYAGWVAAMEARRRYFIDHGATSADHSHEDVGTEPLPPEDAERVYQAALRGSADARDTAALRRHMLLEMARMSCEDGLVMTLHPGVRRGHHRPTLARFGADTGHDIPLHGSFTDPLRPLLERFGTHPNLHLVLFTLDETTFSRELAPLAGFYPSVYVGAPWWFLDAPDAIRRFRSAVTETAGFTRTSGFIDDTRAFCSIPARHDMARRLDSGYLAGLVAEHRLGEDEAYETAVDLVTQRPRHVFKL; from the coding sequence ATGCTCACCGACACCCGGATGATCAGTGCGCAGCTGGACGTGCACCCGGACAGGCTGCTTCCGGCTGACCCGGGGACGCGGGAGATCGCCCGGCGCCTCTACCGGGCCGTGGCCGACCTCCCGATCGTGTCGCCGCACGGGCACGTGGACCCGCAGCTGCTCCTCCACGACCGCCCGTTCGCCGAGCCGGCGAGCCTCTTCGTCACTCCGGACCACTATGTGACCCGCTTGCTGCACGCGAGCGGCGTACCGCTGGCCGAGCTGGGTGTCGGCGAGGAAGTGCTCGACGAGAAGGCCTCCCGGACGGCATGGCGGCGCTTCTGCGAGAACTGGCACGTCTTTCGGGGAACGCCGGTCCGCGGCTGGCTCGAGTCCGAGCTCTTCGAGATCTTCGGGGTGCGGCTGCGGCCGAGCTGGGACACGGCGGACGTGATCTACGACCAGGTCGTCGAGTGCCTGGGGCAGCCCGCGTTCCGGCCACGCGCCCTGTTCGACCGCTTCGGCATCAGCGTGCTGGCGACGACCGACGACCCCTGCGACGACCTGTCGGCCCACCGGGCGCTTGCGGCGGACCCGAGCTTCTCCGGACGTGTGCTTCCGACGTTCCGGCCCGATCGGCTCCTCGAGGCGGGCGACCCCGGCTGGGCCGAAGCCGTCGCGCTGCTCGGCGACGCGGCCGCGACCTCCACCGGGACGTACGCCGGATGGGTCGCGGCGATGGAGGCCCGCCGCCGGTACTTCATCGACCACGGCGCCACCTCGGCCGACCACAGCCACGAGGACGTCGGCACGGAGCCGTTGCCGCCCGAGGACGCCGAACGTGTCTACCAGGCAGCGCTGCGTGGGTCCGCTGACGCGAGGGACACGGCTGCGCTGCGCCGGCACATGCTGCTGGAGATGGCCCGCATGTCGTGCGAGGACGGCCTGGTGATGACGCTGCACCCGGGGGTACGCCGGGGGCACCACCGTCCGACCCTCGCGCGCTTCGGGGCCGACACGGGCCATGACATCCCGCTGCACGGCTCCTTCACGGACCCGCTCCGACCGCTCCTGGAGCGGTTCGGCACCCATCCCAACCTGCACCTGGTCCTGTTCACCCTGGACGAGACGACGTTCTCCCGCGAGCTCGCGCCGCTGGCCGGCTTCTACCCCTCGGTGTACGTCGGGGCGCCGTGGTGGTTCCTCGACGCGCCCGACGCCATCCGGCGCTTCCGCTCGGCGGTCACCGAGACGGCGGGGTTCACCCGCACGTCCGGCTTCATCGACGACACCCGCGCCTTCTGCTCGATCCCGGCACGGCACGACATGGCCCGCCGTCTCGACAGCGGCTATCTCGCCGGGCTGGTGGCCGAGCACCGGCTCGGCGAGGACGAGGCGTACGAGACAGCGGTGGACCTCGTCACGCAACGGCCCCGGCACGTGTTCAAGCTGTGA
- a CDS encoding mannitol dehydrogenase family protein, producing the protein MSHERPGRPVTALHLGLGSFFRAHQAWYTDRADDAESWGIAAFAGRRPDLATALAAQQNAYTLVTRNAGGDEYATVRSLAACHVADDGEAWGGYFASPEVRVVTLTVTEAGYRRDGSGRLDRRDPQVEADISALRSGHGADVRTAPARLLAGLRARRAADAGPIALVPCDNLADNGAALQQVLLDMAEAADPSLLPWMQEQARVVATMVDRITPEPTAADRQSVAAATGVDDRCPVVTEPFTEWALAGDFPGGRPGWESAGAVFTADVRPFEERKLWLLNGAHSLLAYAGGLRGHATVAEAVRDGACREWVLAWWDTCTPHLRLPGADVELYRQALLERFGNPRLQHRLEQIATDGSQKLPVRIVPVLRAERARGNVPTAAALVLAAWLTCLRDRGSAVRDVRAAELLGLAEGRLEDAARRVLAALGDDLGDDDELARAVVAATGGLRG; encoded by the coding sequence GTGAGCCACGAGCGACCCGGCCGTCCCGTCACCGCGCTCCACCTCGGCCTCGGCTCGTTCTTCCGAGCCCACCAGGCGTGGTACACCGACCGGGCCGACGACGCCGAGTCCTGGGGCATCGCCGCCTTCGCCGGGCGACGGCCAGATCTGGCCACGGCTCTGGCGGCGCAGCAGAACGCCTACACGCTCGTCACCCGCAACGCCGGGGGAGACGAGTACGCCACCGTCCGGTCCCTGGCGGCCTGCCACGTCGCGGACGACGGCGAGGCCTGGGGCGGCTACTTCGCCTCCCCCGAGGTCCGGGTCGTCACCCTGACGGTGACCGAGGCGGGCTACCGACGCGACGGCTCCGGCCGGCTCGACCGGCGGGACCCGCAGGTGGAGGCGGACATCTCGGCGCTGCGGTCCGGCCACGGCGCCGACGTGCGGACCGCGCCCGCGAGGCTGCTGGCGGGGCTCCGTGCCCGACGGGCCGCCGACGCCGGGCCGATCGCGCTCGTGCCCTGCGACAACCTCGCGGACAACGGCGCCGCGCTGCAGCAGGTCCTGCTGGACATGGCGGAGGCGGCGGACCCCTCGCTGCTGCCGTGGATGCAGGAGCAGGCCCGCGTCGTGGCCACGATGGTGGACCGCATCACGCCGGAGCCCACGGCCGCCGACCGGCAGAGCGTCGCAGCCGCCACAGGCGTCGACGACCGGTGCCCCGTCGTCACCGAGCCCTTCACCGAGTGGGCCCTGGCCGGGGACTTCCCCGGCGGCCGGCCGGGCTGGGAGAGCGCCGGCGCCGTCTTCACCGCGGACGTCCGGCCGTTCGAGGAGCGCAAGCTCTGGCTGCTGAACGGCGCGCACTCCCTGCTGGCGTACGCGGGTGGGCTGCGCGGGCACGCGACCGTCGCGGAGGCAGTGCGCGACGGCGCCTGCCGGGAGTGGGTGCTCGCCTGGTGGGACACGTGCACCCCGCACCTGCGCCTGCCCGGCGCGGACGTCGAGCTCTACCGGCAGGCGCTGCTGGAGCGCTTCGGGAACCCGCGGTTGCAGCACCGGCTCGAGCAGATCGCCACGGACGGCTCTCAGAAGCTGCCGGTGCGCATCGTTCCCGTGCTCCGCGCCGAGCGTGCCCGCGGCAACGTCCCCACGGCAGCGGCCCTCGTGCTGGCGGCGTGGCTGACGTGCCTGCGGGACAGGGGCTCCGCCGTGCGCGACGTGCGGGCCGCCGAGCTGCTCGGGCTGGCGGAGGGGCGGCTCGAGGACGCCGCGCGCCGCGTCCTGGCCGCCCTGGGCGACGACCTCGGCGACGACGACGAGCTGGCCCGCGCCGTCGTGGCGGCCACCGGCGGCCTTCGCGGCTGA